From Pseudomonas sp. B21-028, one genomic window encodes:
- the tsaB gene encoding tRNA (adenosine(37)-N6)-threonylcarbamoyltransferase complex dimerization subunit type 1 TsaB has translation MSTLLALDTATEACSVALLHDGKVTSHYEVIPRLHAQKLLPMIQQLLSDAGTTLQAVDAIAFGRGPGAFTGVRIAIGVVQGLAFALERPVLPVSNLAVLAQRALREHGAQQVAAAIDARMDEVYWGCYRAIAGEMRLVGAEAVLPPEVAALPTDATGEWFGAGTGWGYGERIAVNLSGQDAGLLPHAEDLLTLARFAWERGEAIPADDAQPVYLRDKVATPKSER, from the coding sequence ATGAGCACCTTGCTGGCCCTGGACACCGCGACCGAAGCTTGCTCCGTTGCCCTGCTGCACGACGGCAAGGTCACGAGCCATTACGAGGTGATTCCACGCCTGCACGCCCAGAAACTGTTGCCGATGATCCAGCAGTTGCTCAGCGATGCCGGTACCACCTTGCAGGCTGTGGATGCGATTGCCTTTGGTCGTGGCCCGGGGGCCTTCACCGGTGTACGCATCGCCATCGGCGTCGTGCAGGGGCTGGCGTTCGCGCTGGAGCGCCCGGTGTTGCCGGTGTCGAACCTGGCGGTGCTGGCCCAGCGTGCCTTGCGTGAACACGGCGCCCAGCAGGTGGCCGCGGCCATCGACGCACGCATGGACGAGGTGTACTGGGGCTGCTACCGCGCAATCGCTGGCGAGATGCGTTTGGTGGGTGCCGAAGCCGTGCTGCCGCCCGAGGTAGCGGCTTTGCCGACCGATGCGACGGGTGAGTGGTTTGGCGCCGGTACCGGTTGGGGCTATGGCGAGCGCATCGCCGTCAATCTCAGCGGCCAGGACGCCGGCCTGCTGCCCCACGCCGAAGACCTGTTGACCCTGGCCCGTTTCGCCTGGGAGCGCGGCGAAGCCATCCCGGCCGACGACGCCCAGCCGGTGTACCTGCGGGACAAGGTCGCCACGCCCAAGTCTGAACGATAA
- a CDS encoding DUF72 domain-containing protein, with protein sequence MALPYYLGCPSWSENAWRDYLYPQDARSSDFLNLYSQVFNAVEGNTTFYASPSAAIVQRWAETMPEHFRFTAKFPGEISHNGDLREHQTAVDTFLQLLSPLGERVSPLWLQLSKAFTPNRLAELAGFIDALQRPLAVEVRHDEFFAKGDAERRLNRLLLDRGVERICLDPRALFSCTSGDPAVLHAQSKKPRVPPRPAAFTQYPQVRFIGHPVLEANEPFLTPWVEKIAGWIEEGRTPYIFLHTADNLLAAKLALRFHHRLMQRLPGLPALPELYREPAAEQLGLL encoded by the coding sequence ATGGCGTTGCCTTATTACCTCGGCTGCCCCTCCTGGAGCGAAAACGCCTGGCGCGATTATCTCTATCCCCAGGACGCCAGAAGCTCCGATTTCCTGAATTTGTACTCCCAAGTGTTCAACGCCGTGGAAGGCAACACGACCTTCTACGCGAGCCCGTCCGCGGCCATCGTGCAGCGTTGGGCCGAGACCATGCCCGAGCACTTTCGCTTCACCGCCAAGTTTCCCGGCGAGATCAGCCACAACGGCGATCTGCGCGAGCACCAGACGGCCGTCGACACCTTCCTGCAGCTGCTCAGCCCTTTGGGCGAACGGGTTTCGCCGCTCTGGTTGCAGCTGTCCAAGGCGTTTACGCCGAATCGATTGGCGGAACTGGCGGGGTTCATCGACGCCTTGCAGCGCCCGCTGGCGGTGGAGGTTCGTCACGATGAGTTCTTTGCCAAAGGCGATGCCGAACGGCGGCTCAATCGCCTGCTGCTCGATCGTGGCGTCGAGCGTATCTGCCTCGATCCCCGGGCCCTGTTCAGTTGCACCTCCGGCGATCCTGCCGTGCTCCATGCACAATCGAAGAAGCCGCGGGTACCACCCCGGCCGGCGGCCTTCACCCAATATCCGCAGGTGCGCTTCATCGGTCATCCGGTGCTGGAAGCCAACGAGCCATTCCTGACGCCCTGGGTGGAAAAAATCGCCGGTTGGATCGAAGAAGGGCGCACGCCCTACATCTTCCTGCACACTGCCGACAACCTGCTGGCGGCGAAGCTGGCGCTGCGTTTTCATCACCGGTTGATGCAGCGATTGCCTGGCTTGCCGGCCCTGCCTGAGTTATATAGAGAACCCGCCGCCGAGCAACTGGGTTTGCTCTGA
- a CDS encoding oxaloacetate decarboxylase, translating into MDAQTRRAQAFKALHERGGAFVIPNPWDAGSAKMLASLGFEALATTSAGHAFSLGRPDGALGLEDTLANVRAIVAATDLPVAVDFENGFADAPEDCARNLLRAAEAGAVGGSIEDATGREDSPIYCFEHAVARVKAAAEAVRSLPYPFLLTARAENFLHGNPDLDDTIRRLKAFADAGADVLYAPGLSTAEQVLAVVQAVAPKPVNVLMSGALDLTLAQLSELGAKRISVGSALALAAYGEFMRAAGEIREQGTFTFTRRSMPFKQANQLFKG; encoded by the coding sequence ATGGATGCGCAAACCCGTCGGGCCCAGGCGTTCAAAGCCTTGCACGAACGCGGAGGGGCTTTTGTCATTCCCAACCCGTGGGACGCCGGTTCCGCGAAGATGCTGGCCAGCCTGGGGTTCGAGGCCTTGGCCACCACCAGCGCCGGCCACGCTTTTTCCCTGGGGCGCCCGGATGGCGCACTGGGGCTGGAAGACACCCTGGCTAATGTCCGGGCGATCGTGGCCGCCACTGACCTGCCGGTGGCAGTCGATTTCGAGAACGGTTTCGCCGACGCGCCCGAAGATTGCGCCCGCAACTTGCTGCGCGCGGCAGAAGCCGGTGCGGTCGGCGGGTCCATCGAAGATGCCACGGGACGTGAAGACAGCCCGATCTATTGCTTCGAACATGCCGTGGCACGGGTCAAGGCCGCGGCCGAAGCGGTACGCAGCCTGCCTTACCCGTTCCTGCTGACCGCCCGGGCGGAGAACTTCCTGCACGGCAATCCCGACCTGGATGACACGATCCGTCGCCTGAAAGCGTTCGCCGACGCCGGTGCAGACGTGCTCTATGCCCCTGGGTTGAGTACCGCCGAACAAGTGCTCGCGGTGGTACAAGCCGTGGCGCCAAAACCGGTGAACGTGCTGATGTCCGGGGCGCTGGACCTGACACTTGCGCAGTTGAGCGAGCTGGGTGCCAAGCGCATCAGCGTCGGCTCGGCCCTGGCCCTGGCGGCATACGGCGAGTTCATGCGCGCCGCTGGGGAAATCCGCGAGCAGGGCACGTTCACCTTTACCCGTCGCTCGATGCCGTTCAAGCAGGCCAACCAGCTGTTCAAGGGTTGA
- a CDS encoding extensin family protein: MRIAKGLALLVVLVGVAGLGVWRGWLPVPPEWNPWTPLDVRAPPNLLTRYKLMALRNDPQLCEQALATLGLRVAHQADSNPAASCPLTNVLRVQGGEVALSSSFLASCSLAVAFALFERHALQPAAQAAYGQKVTRVDHLGSFACRNMYGRDNGARSQHATASALDIAGFRLADGRTVSVLRDWPKDSADARFLHQVRDGACDMFSVVLSPDYNAAHRNHFHLDVGPWWICR, from the coding sequence GTGAGGATTGCCAAAGGCCTGGCGTTGTTAGTAGTGCTCGTTGGCGTCGCGGGGCTGGGGGTGTGGCGGGGCTGGTTGCCGGTGCCGCCGGAATGGAATCCCTGGACGCCCCTGGACGTCCGTGCGCCACCGAACCTGCTGACCCGCTATAAACTCATGGCCCTGCGCAATGACCCGCAACTGTGTGAGCAGGCCCTGGCTACCTTGGGGCTGCGGGTCGCCCACCAGGCCGACAGCAATCCCGCCGCCAGTTGCCCGTTGACCAATGTGCTGCGGGTGCAGGGCGGCGAGGTGGCGTTGAGCAGCAGTTTCCTCGCCAGTTGCTCCCTGGCGGTGGCATTCGCCCTGTTCGAGCGTCATGCGCTGCAACCGGCTGCACAGGCCGCCTATGGGCAGAAAGTGACGCGAGTCGATCACCTCGGCAGCTTCGCCTGTCGCAACATGTACGGCCGTGATAACGGGGCGCGTAGCCAGCATGCGACGGCCAGTGCGCTGGACATCGCCGGGTTTCGCCTGGCCGATGGCCGCACGGTCAGCGTCCTCCGGGACTGGCCGAAGGACAGCGCCGACGCGCGTTTCCTGCATCAGGTGCGCGACGGTGCCTGTGACATGTTCAGTGTGGTCTTGAGCCCGGACTACAACGCAGCCCACCGAAACCATTTCCACCTGGATGTGGGGCCTTGGTGGATCTGTAGGTGA
- a CDS encoding energy transducer TonB, with translation MSDIHSTSIGFISRHGDYSLRNTQALSGVSHLWQDFFARALADQLGENAPAPGSYQPVALDEAVEPTLGAELLDHIVSQRTCDVTETQVKPPEPLFLPIAEFELDLLDKPFPPFPPEEISAQQKQQNFESNWVRPIVLAAGQPLPEPGPAPQPRPLHLPIAELELDLLDKPFPPFPEEELVAQQKALDFDTRWARPIVLQNLRIAA, from the coding sequence ATGTCAGACATTCATTCCACATCGATAGGCTTTATCTCCCGTCACGGTGATTACAGCCTGCGCAACACCCAGGCCCTGAGCGGCGTCAGTCACCTGTGGCAAGATTTTTTTGCCCGGGCCCTGGCCGATCAGCTAGGTGAAAACGCACCCGCGCCTGGCAGCTACCAGCCCGTCGCCCTCGATGAAGCCGTTGAACCAACCCTCGGCGCCGAACTGTTGGACCACATCGTCAGCCAGCGCACTTGCGACGTGACAGAAACCCAGGTCAAACCGCCTGAGCCGCTGTTCCTGCCTATCGCCGAATTCGAACTGGACCTGCTGGACAAGCCGTTTCCACCCTTCCCGCCAGAAGAAATCAGCGCCCAGCAAAAACAGCAGAACTTCGAGAGCAACTGGGTTCGCCCGATCGTCCTCGCTGCCGGCCAACCATTGCCGGAACCCGGCCCGGCGCCGCAGCCACGCCCATTGCACCTGCCGATTGCCGAGCTCGAACTCGACCTGCTGGACAAGCCCTTCCCGCCGTTCCCGGAAGAAGAACTCGTCGCCCAGCAGAAAGCCCTGGATTTCGACACCCGCTGGGCACGCCCGATCGTATTGCAGAACCTGCGCATCGCCGCCTGA
- a CDS encoding class I SAM-dependent methyltransferase, which translates to MSEQPAACRIHVEALAPAFQPQAEDWAQRLGLPLQVDAGEFVLQVGEHGLQLQQLGPDAPGPVRVDFVEGGAAHRRLYGGGSGQMIAKAVGIAQGVRPRVLDATAGLGKDAFVLASLGCEMSLIERQPLIGALLEDGLARGAEDFDVAPIVARMRLLKGNSIEVMQNWEGEPPQVIYLDPMFPHREKTALVKKEMRLFRPLVGDDPDAPALLAAALALATHRVVVKRPRKAPCIEGPKPSHGLDGKSSRYDIYPKKALKA; encoded by the coding sequence ATGAGTGAGCAACCCGCGGCCTGCCGCATCCACGTCGAGGCCCTGGCCCCGGCCTTCCAGCCTCAGGCCGAGGACTGGGCCCAGCGCCTTGGCCTGCCCTTGCAGGTGGACGCTGGCGAGTTTGTCTTGCAGGTCGGCGAACACGGGCTGCAGCTGCAACAGCTGGGGCCGGACGCACCGGGGCCGGTGCGGGTGGATTTTGTCGAGGGCGGCGCGGCCCATCGCCGGCTATACGGTGGCGGTAGCGGTCAGATGATCGCCAAGGCCGTCGGTATCGCCCAGGGCGTGCGTCCCCGTGTGCTGGATGCCACGGCCGGCTTGGGCAAGGATGCCTTCGTCCTCGCCAGCCTGGGCTGTGAAATGAGCCTGATCGAGCGCCAGCCGCTGATCGGTGCCTTACTGGAGGATGGCCTGGCCCGTGGCGCAGAGGACTTCGACGTGGCGCCCATTGTGGCCCGCATGCGCTTGCTCAAGGGCAATTCCATCGAGGTGATGCAAAACTGGGAAGGCGAGCCGCCCCAGGTGATCTACCTGGACCCGATGTTTCCACACCGTGAGAAAACCGCCCTGGTGAAGAAGGAAATGCGCCTGTTCCGGCCCTTGGTCGGCGACGACCCCGACGCCCCGGCGCTGCTGGCCGCGGCTCTGGCCCTGGCGACGCACCGGGTGGTGGTCAAGCGCCCGCGCAAGGCGCCGTGCATCGAAGGGCCGAAGCCGAGCCATGGGCTCGATGGCAAATCCAGTCGTTACGACATTTACCCGAAGAAAGCGCTCAAGGCCTGA
- a CDS encoding TetR/AcrR family transcriptional regulator: MSNNLSPPNGPGRPKDLAKRQAILDAAKRLFIELGYANTSMDTVATEAGVSKLTVYSHFNDKETLFSSAVIAKCEEQVPPLFFEWPDGVPIEHVLLNIARGFHQLVSSEESVNLHRLIMALGSQDPKLSAIFYQAGPERMLSGMERLLAKVNQSGALCIEKPRHAAEHFFCLIKGAANFRLLYGCCAPLQAEAAEEHVQEVVGLFMRAYRP, encoded by the coding sequence ATGTCGAACAATCTTTCACCTCCCAACGGCCCTGGCCGTCCGAAAGACCTGGCCAAGCGCCAGGCCATTCTCGACGCCGCCAAACGGCTGTTCATCGAATTGGGTTATGCCAATACCAGCATGGACACCGTCGCCACCGAGGCAGGCGTATCGAAGCTGACCGTCTACAGCCACTTCAACGACAAGGAAACGCTGTTTTCCTCGGCGGTGATTGCCAAGTGCGAAGAGCAGGTGCCGCCCTTGTTCTTCGAGTGGCCGGACGGCGTGCCCATTGAGCATGTGCTGTTGAACATCGCCCGTGGCTTTCACCAGTTGGTCAGCAGCGAAGAATCGGTGAACCTGCATCGGCTGATCATGGCCCTGGGCAGCCAGGACCCCAAGCTTTCGGCGATCTTCTACCAGGCCGGCCCCGAGCGGATGCTCTCGGGCATGGAGCGCTTGCTGGCCAAGGTCAACCAGAGCGGCGCCCTGTGCATCGAAAAACCCCGCCATGCGGCGGAGCACTTCTTCTGCCTGATCAAGGGCGCGGCGAATTTTCGCTTGCTGTATGGCTGCTGCGCGCCGTTGCAGGCGGAAGCGGCCGAGGAGCATGTTCAGGAGGTGGTGGGGTTGTTCATGCGGGCTTATCGGCCTTAG
- a CDS encoding efflux RND transporter periplasmic adaptor subunit produces the protein MFRYALPLALPVSLAFLLSACGHDEPVPVAVRPAMVVKPEPSAQATDSYPGEVRARFEPDLAFRIGGKVSRRLVEEGQRVKANQPLAELDPQDVRLQLEATRAQVAAAEANLNLVRAERDRYKTLLDRQMVSRSQYDNAENLYRSGAARLKQIQAEFDVASNQASYSVLRAPQDGVVARRSVEVGQVVQAGQTVFTLATDGEREVLISLPEQSFGRFKIGQPVSVELWSQPGQRFSGHIRELSPAADPKSRTFAARVAFTGGSVPAELGQSARVFIQTVDKVPLSVPLSALTAENGATYVWVVNANNTLKKVPVRVGAFGEKSVPVLEGLSANDWVVAAGVHVLLDGQQVRPVDRSNRVVNLAAKE, from the coding sequence ATGTTCCGCTATGCCTTGCCCCTCGCCCTGCCAGTCAGCCTGGCTTTTTTATTGTCTGCGTGTGGTCATGACGAACCGGTGCCGGTCGCTGTGCGCCCCGCCATGGTCGTGAAGCCAGAGCCTTCGGCTCAGGCGACCGACAGCTACCCCGGAGAAGTGCGAGCCCGTTTCGAGCCGGACCTGGCGTTTCGCATTGGCGGTAAAGTGAGCCGACGACTGGTCGAAGAGGGGCAGCGGGTCAAGGCCAACCAACCGCTGGCCGAACTCGATCCCCAGGACGTGCGCCTGCAACTGGAAGCGACCCGGGCCCAGGTGGCCGCCGCCGAGGCCAACCTGAACCTGGTGCGTGCCGAGCGTGATCGCTACAAGACCTTGCTGGACCGGCAGATGGTCAGCCGTTCCCAGTACGACAATGCCGAGAACCTCTACCGCTCCGGCGCCGCGCGTCTGAAACAGATCCAGGCGGAGTTCGACGTCGCCAGTAATCAGGCCAGCTATTCGGTACTGCGGGCGCCCCAGGATGGCGTGGTCGCCCGGCGCTCGGTGGAAGTCGGCCAGGTGGTGCAGGCCGGGCAAACCGTCTTTACCCTCGCCACCGACGGCGAGCGTGAAGTGCTGATCAGCCTGCCGGAACAGAGTTTTGGTCGGTTCAAGATCGGCCAACCGGTTTCGGTGGAACTGTGGAGCCAGCCGGGCCAGCGTTTCAGTGGGCATATTCGCGAACTCTCGCCGGCCGCCGACCCCAAGTCCCGTACCTTCGCCGCCCGTGTCGCATTCACCGGGGGCAGCGTTCCGGCCGAGTTGGGCCAGAGCGCACGGGTGTTTATCCAGACCGTCGACAAGGTGCCGTTGTCGGTGCCGCTGTCAGCCCTGACGGCTGAGAACGGCGCGACGTATGTCTGGGTGGTCAACGCCAACAACACCTTGAAGAAAGTCCCGGTACGGGTCGGCGCCTTCGGTGAAAAGTCTGTGCCGGTGCTTGAGGGCCTCAGTGCCAATGACTGGGTGGTGGCAGCCGGCGTGCATGTGCTCCTCGACGGCCAGCAGGTACGGCCGGTGGATCGCTCCAACCGCGTGGTCAACCTGGCGGCCAAGGAGTAA
- a CDS encoding efflux RND transporter permease subunit, with the protein MGFNLSEWALRNRQIVLFLMLLLAVVGALSYTKLGQSEDPPFTFKAMVISTNWPGATAEEVSRQVTERIEKKLMETGDYEKIVSFSRPGESQVTFAARDSMHSAQIPELWYQIRKKINDIRHTLPQGVQGPFFNDEFGTTFGNIYALTGDGFDYGVLKDYADRVQIQLQRVKDVGKVELLGLQDEKIWIELSNVKLATLGLPLSAVQQALEKQNAVSTAGFFETGSERLQLRVSGNFQTVEEIRNFPIRVADRTFRIDDVADVRRGFNEPPAPRMRFMGEDAIGLAVAMKEGGDILILGKALETEFARIQNNLPAGMQLRKVSDQPAAVKTGVGEFVQVLVEALTIVLLVSFFSLGLRTGMVVALAIPLVLAMTFAAMYYLGIGLHKISLGALVLALGLLVDDAIIAVEMMAIKMEQGFDRIKAASYAWTSTAFPMLTGTLITAAGFLPIATAQSGTGEYTRSIFQVVTLALLASWVAAVVFVPYLGEKLLPDLAKIHAAKHGIDHGQHDPYGTPFYQRVRRLVEWCVRRRKTVIALTVLLFIGSVMLFRFVPQQFFPASGRLELMVDLKLEEGASLSNTAEQVKRLEALLKDHPGIDNYVAYVGTGSPRFYLPLDQQLPAPSFAQFVVLAKTIEDREPLRSWLISTLNEQFPTMRSRVTRLENGPPVGYPVQFRVTGEHIEEVRALARKVATKVRENPYVTNVHLDWEEPSKVVYLNVDQERARALGVSTADLSKFLQSSLIGSSVSQYREDNELIEILLRGTVQERTELTLLPSLAVPTENGQSVALSQIATLEYGFEEGVIWHRNRLPSVTVRADIYGKEQPASLVQQIFPTLGPIRAELPDGYLLEVGGTVEDSTRGQKSVNAGVPLFIVVVLTLLMLQLRSFSRTAMVFLTAPLGLIGVTLFLLVFRQPFGFVAMLGTIALSGMIMRNSVILVDQIEQDIEAGLTPWQAIIEATVRRFRPIVLTALAAVLAMIPLSRSLFFGPMAVAIMGGLIVATALTLLFLPALYAAWFRVKKT; encoded by the coding sequence ATGGGCTTCAATCTTTCCGAATGGGCGTTGCGTAACCGCCAGATCGTACTGTTCCTGATGCTGTTGCTGGCCGTAGTCGGCGCGCTTTCCTACACCAAGCTGGGTCAGAGCGAAGACCCGCCGTTCACTTTCAAGGCCATGGTCATCAGCACTAATTGGCCGGGGGCCACGGCCGAAGAAGTGTCGCGCCAGGTCACCGAGCGCATCGAAAAGAAGCTGATGGAGACCGGCGACTACGAGAAAATCGTCTCGTTTTCCCGTCCGGGCGAATCCCAGGTGACTTTCGCGGCCCGAGACTCCATGCATTCGGCGCAGATCCCCGAGCTGTGGTACCAGATCCGCAAGAAGATCAACGACATCCGCCACACCTTGCCCCAGGGTGTCCAGGGGCCGTTCTTCAACGATGAGTTCGGCACCACCTTCGGCAACATCTACGCGCTGACCGGCGACGGTTTCGACTACGGAGTGCTCAAGGACTATGCCGATCGTGTCCAGATCCAGCTGCAACGGGTCAAGGATGTGGGCAAGGTCGAGTTGCTCGGTCTGCAGGACGAGAAAATCTGGATCGAGCTGTCGAACGTCAAGCTGGCAACCCTCGGCCTGCCTTTGTCGGCGGTCCAGCAGGCTCTGGAAAAGCAGAACGCAGTCTCTACCGCTGGCTTTTTTGAAACTGGCAGCGAGCGTTTGCAGCTGCGGGTGTCGGGGAATTTCCAGACGGTAGAAGAGATCCGCAATTTCCCGATCCGGGTCGCCGACCGCACATTCCGGATCGACGATGTGGCGGACGTGCGTCGCGGCTTCAACGAACCGCCAGCGCCCCGCATGCGCTTCATGGGCGAAGATGCCATTGGCCTGGCCGTGGCGATGAAGGAGGGGGGCGACATCCTGATCCTGGGCAAGGCGCTGGAAACCGAGTTTGCCCGGATCCAGAACAACCTGCCGGCCGGCATGCAGTTGCGCAAGGTGTCGGACCAGCCGGCGGCGGTGAAGACCGGCGTCGGTGAGTTCGTCCAGGTGCTGGTGGAAGCCCTGACGATCGTCTTGCTGGTGAGCTTCTTTTCCCTGGGGCTGCGCACCGGGATGGTGGTCGCCCTGGCGATTCCGCTGGTGCTGGCGATGACCTTCGCGGCGATGTATTACCTGGGGATCGGCCTGCACAAGATCTCCCTGGGCGCGCTGGTGCTGGCGCTCGGGTTGCTGGTGGACGACGCGATCATTGCGGTGGAGATGATGGCGATCAAGATGGAGCAGGGCTTCGACCGGATCAAGGCAGCCAGCTACGCCTGGACGAGCACGGCGTTCCCGATGCTCACCGGTACGTTGATCACGGCGGCGGGCTTCCTGCCGATCGCCACGGCGCAATCGGGCACCGGCGAATATACCCGCTCGATTTTCCAGGTGGTGACCCTCGCATTGCTGGCGTCCTGGGTGGCTGCGGTGGTGTTCGTGCCCTACCTGGGGGAAAAGCTCCTGCCGGACCTGGCGAAAATTCATGCGGCCAAGCACGGCATCGATCACGGTCAGCACGACCCTTACGGCACCCCGTTCTACCAGCGGGTCCGGCGGTTGGTGGAGTGGTGCGTGCGTCGGCGCAAAACCGTCATCGCCTTGACCGTGCTGTTGTTCATCGGCTCGGTGATGCTGTTCCGTTTTGTCCCGCAGCAGTTCTTCCCGGCGTCGGGGCGGCTGGAATTGATGGTCGATCTGAAGCTGGAGGAAGGCGCCTCCCTGAGTAACACCGCCGAACAGGTCAAGCGTCTTGAGGCGTTGCTCAAGGATCACCCGGGCATCGACAATTACGTGGCTTATGTGGGTACCGGTTCGCCGCGTTTCTACCTGCCGCTGGATCAACAACTGCCGGCACCGAGCTTTGCCCAGTTCGTGGTGCTGGCCAAGACCATCGAAGACCGTGAGCCCCTGCGCAGCTGGTTGATCAGTACCCTGAACGAACAGTTCCCGACCATGCGCTCCCGGGTTACGCGTCTGGAAAATGGCCCGCCCGTGGGTTATCCGGTGCAGTTCCGGGTGACCGGCGAGCACATTGAAGAAGTCCGTGCCCTGGCGCGGAAAGTGGCGACGAAGGTTCGCGAAAACCCCTACGTGACGAACGTGCACCTGGATTGGGAAGAACCGAGCAAAGTCGTGTACCTGAACGTCGACCAGGAGCGCGCCCGGGCCTTGGGCGTGAGCACCGCCGACCTGTCGAAGTTCCTGCAAAGCTCCCTTATCGGCTCCAGCGTGAGCCAGTACCGGGAGGACAACGAACTGATCGAGATCCTGTTGCGTGGCACGGTGCAGGAGCGCACCGAACTGACGCTGCTGCCGAGCCTGGCGGTGCCTACCGAGAATGGCCAGAGTGTCGCGCTGTCACAGATCGCGACGCTGGAATACGGCTTTGAAGAGGGTGTGATCTGGCATCGCAATCGCCTGCCCAGCGTGACGGTGCGGGCTGATATTTATGGTAAGGAACAACCGGCGTCCCTGGTGCAACAGATCTTCCCGACCCTGGGCCCGATTCGTGCGGAGTTGCCGGACGGTTACCTGTTGGAGGTCGGTGGCACGGTCGAGGATTCGACCCGAGGGCAGAAGTCGGTGAACGCCGGGGTACCGTTGTTCATCGTGGTGGTGCTGACCTTGCTGATGCTGCAACTGCGCAGTTTCTCACGCACGGCCATGGTGTTTCTGACGGCGCCCCTGGGGCTGATTGGCGTCACGCTGTTCCTGCTGGTGTTCCGCCAGCCGTTCGGTTTCGTCGCCATGCTGGGCACCATCGCCTTGTCGGGGATGATCATGCGCAACTCGGTGATCCTGGTGGACCAGATCGAACAGGACATCGAGGCAGGGCTGACACCGTGGCAGGCGATCATCGAAGCCACGGTGCGACGCTTCCGTCCGATCGTGCTCACCGCACTGGCGGCAGTGCTGGCAATGATTCCCCTGTCGCGCAGCCTGTTCTTCGGCCCGATGGCGGTGGCGATCATGGGCGGGCTGATCGTGGCGACGGCGTTGACGCTGCTCTTCCTCCCGGCGTTGTATGCGGCTTGGTTCAGGGTCAAGAAAACCTGA
- a CDS encoding DUF4197 domain-containing protein, producing the protein MLRSTLLLAGLLACANAMALSLGDLSQKDATGGLKDALTQGAQVAVKQLGTPGGFSNNPEVKIELPGKLGKVASKMKAFGMGDQVDQLEASMNQAAETAVVQAQPILVNAVKNMSVDDAKGILSGGNDSATQYLNKSSREQIRAKFLPIVKQATDKVGLAQKYNTFAGQAATFGVLDAKSANVENYVTEQALDGLFEMIGKQEAAIRQNPAAAATSLAKKVFGSL; encoded by the coding sequence ATGCTCCGCTCTACTCTACTGCTCGCCGGCCTGCTGGCCTGTGCCAATGCCATGGCCCTGTCCCTGGGTGATCTGTCGCAAAAAGATGCCACGGGTGGCCTCAAGGATGCCTTGACCCAGGGCGCCCAAGTGGCGGTCAAACAACTGGGCACGCCTGGAGGGTTCAGCAACAACCCCGAAGTGAAGATCGAACTGCCGGGCAAACTCGGCAAAGTCGCCAGCAAGATGAAAGCCTTCGGCATGGGTGATCAGGTCGATCAACTGGAAGCCAGCATGAACCAGGCAGCCGAGACTGCTGTGGTCCAGGCTCAGCCGATTCTGGTCAATGCCGTGAAAAATATGAGCGTGGACGACGCCAAGGGCATCTTGAGCGGTGGCAATGATTCGGCGACGCAGTACCTGAACAAGAGCAGCCGCGAGCAGATCCGCGCCAAGTTCCTGCCCATCGTCAAGCAAGCCACTGACAAGGTCGGCCTGGCCCAGAAATACAATACCTTTGCCGGCCAGGCCGCGACGTTCGGTGTATTGGATGCCAAAAGCGCCAACGTCGAAAACTACGTGACCGAGCAGGCACTGGACGGCTTGTTCGAAATGATCGGCAAGCAGGAAGCCGCGATTCGCCAGAACCCGGCGGCCGCGGCCACCAGCCTGGCGAAGAAGGTGTTTGGCAGCCTCTGA
- a CDS encoding YbaY family lipoprotein: protein MKKMILLAVAALLGACSSAPLASKHHLDGEVFYLQRIALPPTATLSVSLQDVSLADAPAVVLDQQSGPVKGQVPLPFQLSYDPSQVKPGHRYAVSARIEADGQLMFVSTEQHTVQLDGKDPQPLKIRVNPAR from the coding sequence ATGAAAAAAATGATCCTGCTGGCCGTTGCCGCACTGCTCGGCGCCTGCTCCAGCGCGCCGCTGGCGAGCAAGCACCACCTCGACGGTGAAGTGTTCTATCTGCAACGCATCGCCCTGCCACCCACCGCGACCCTGAGCGTGAGCCTGCAAGACGTGTCCCTGGCCGATGCTCCGGCGGTGGTGCTCGATCAGCAGAGCGGTCCGGTCAAAGGACAGGTCCCGCTGCCATTCCAGCTCAGTTATGATCCGTCCCAGGTCAAACCCGGCCATCGTTATGCCGTGAGTGCCCGCATCGAAGCAGACGGCCAATTGATGTTCGTCAGCACCGAACAACACACCGTGCAACTCGATGGCAAAGATCCGCAGCCGTTGAAGATCCGCGTCAACCCTGCACGTTGA